In Terriglobus aquaticus, the genomic window GAAGGATCGCTTGGGGGCGCAGAGCCCGCGAGGCGCGCACATCATCGATTGAGAAACCAAGGCGAGCAGCGATCGAGTGGTTTGAAGCAGGCGTCCAGACCGTCGCCAGGTGCGGCGTGGCGCAAACGCATCGCCGTCGCCTCGCGCTGGCTGCACATCTACCTGTCGATGATCAGCTTCGGCGTGATCCTCTTTTTCGCCGTAACCGGGCTCACGCTGAACCACGCGGACAAGCTGAGCGGGATGCAGCGCGTAGCTCGGTACACCGGCACCATCGCTGCCACGGCCATGCAGCCGCAACCCGATCACGCCGCCATAGAGGCGCAGCTGCGCCGCGAGCACCACATCCGCGGAGCTGTCACCGACACCCGCGATGATCCCGACCAGGTCACGCTCTCGTTCAAGGGCGCAGGCTATGCCGCTGACGCCTTCATCGACCGCCCCGGCGGAAAGTACCAGATCATCGAGACGCGCTCTGGCGCGATAGCCACCCTGAACGACCTGCACCGCGGTGCAGTCACGGGCAGGGCATGGTCGCGGATCATCGACGCCTCGGCCGTCTTCCTCACCCTGGTCTCCCTAACCGGTCTGTGCCTGCTCCTTTTCGTCTACAAACGCCGCAGCTCCGGGCTGATCCTCGCCGCCATCGGCATCGCCGTCGCCGTTCTCATTGCCCGT contains:
- a CDS encoding PepSY-associated TM helix domain-containing protein — protein: MKQASRPSPGAAWRKRIAVASRWLHIYLSMISFGVILFFAVTGLTLNHADKLSGMQRVARYTGTIAATAMQPQPDHAAIEAQLRREHHIRGAVTDTRDDPDQVTLSFKGAGYAADAFIDRPGGKYQIIETRSGAIATLNDLHRGAVTGRAWSRIIDASAVFLTLVSLTGLCLLLFVYKRRSSGLILAAIGIAVAVLIARFLAA